Proteins found in one Micropterus dolomieu isolate WLL.071019.BEF.003 ecotype Adirondacks linkage group LG12, ASM2129224v1, whole genome shotgun sequence genomic segment:
- the gins1 gene encoding DNA replication complex GINS protein PSF1 has product MVLLKTPNRSCLYLSLSTCLSLPLYVCLSTCLSLRNQAKTEGRSDLIPSIKLRHCCLLRNQRCVTAYLYDRLLRIRALRWEYGSVLPANVRFHMCAEEVQWFSQYKKSLASFMRSLGGGEGLDITQDMKPPKSLYIEVRCLKDHGEFEIDDGTVILLKKNSQHFLPRWKCEQLIRQGVLEHVMS; this is encoded by the exons ctgcctctacctctctctctctacctgtctctctctacctctctacgtctgtctttctacctgtctgtctctcaggaaCCAGGCGAAGACTGAGGGTCGCTCTGACCTGATTCCCTCCATTAAACTGCGTCACTGCTGCCTGCTGAGGAACCAGCGCTGCGTCACCGCCTACCT CTACGACCGGCTGCTGAGGATCCGGGCGCTGCGCTGGGAGTACGGCAGCGTGCTGCCCGCCAACGTCCGCTTCCACATGTGTGCCGAGGAG GTGCAGTGGTTCAGTCAGTATAAGAAGTCCCTGGCGTCCTTCATGCGGTCTCTGGGTGGCGGCGAGGGTCTGGACATCACGCAGGACATGAAGCCTCCCAAGAGTCTGTACATCGAG GTGAGGTGTTTAAAGGACCACGGAGAGTTTGAGATCGACGACGGGACGGTGATCCTGCTGAAGAAGAACAGTCAG CACTTCCTGCCTCGCTGGAAATGTGAGCAGCTGATTCGTCAGGGCGTCCTGGAGCACGTCATGTCCTGA
- the LOC123980881 gene encoding potassium voltage-gated channel subfamily G member 3-like: protein MKSGSGLCTLNVGGRRFSFSAELMKRLPLSRLSRLHRCVSESELLELCDDYDRDRNEFFFDRHSEAFSFIMLYVQHGTLRFVPHMCELSFYNEMLYWGLESADLQPCCQRRLDERLSDCFVHFFPEEEPRDPEEPQGRWLERMRRTFEEPTSSLAAQILASVSMLFVVISMVMLCASTLPDWKTTETLDQHRIIEAVCIGWFTAECLVRFLLSRDKCEFVRRPLNIIDLLAITPYYVSVTMTVLTGENSQLQRAGVTLRVLRIMRIFWVIKLARHFMGLQTLGLTLRRCYREMMMLLVFICVAMAIFSALAQLLEHGLDLETGNQDYASIPAACWWVIISMTTVGYGDMYPVTVAGRVLGGLCVVSGIVLLALPITFIYHSFIQCYHELKVRSTRCTHSLPAELIH from the exons ATGAAGTCTGGAAGCGGTCTCTGCACCCTGAACGTGGGCGGCCGCAGGTTCTCCTTCTCAGCGGAGCTGATGAAGCGACTCCCGCTCAGCAGACTCAGCCGGCTGCATCGCTGCGTGTCAGAGAGCGAGCTGCTGGAGCTCTGCGACGACTATGACCGCGACAGGAATGAGTTTTTCTTCGACCGCCACTCGGAGGCCTTCAGCTTCATCATGCTGTACGTGCAGCACGGGACGCTGCGCTTTGTGCCGCACATGTGTGAGCTGTCCTTCTACAACGAGATGCTGTACTGGGGCCTGGAGAGCGCCGACCTGCAGCCCTGCTGCCAGCGGCGCCTCGACGAACGATTGTCCGACTGCTTTGTCCACTTCTTCCCCGAGGAGGAGCCCCGGGACCCCGAGGAGCCCCAGGGCCGTTGGCtggagaggatgaggaggacgTTCGAGGAGCCCACGTCTTCGCTGGCGGCACAGATCCTGGCCTCTGTGTCAATGCTGTTCGTGGTCATCTCCATGGTGATGCTTTGTGCCAGCACTTTACCCGACTGGAAGACCACAGAGACCCTGGACCAGCACAG GATCATCGAGGCGGTGTGTATCGGTTGGTTCACGGCGGAGTGTCTTGTGCGTTTCCTGCTGTCTCGGGATAAGTGTGAGTTTGTCCGCCGTCCTCTGAACATCATCGACCTGCTGGCCATCACACCGTATTACGTCTCCGTGACCATGACGGTTCTGACAGGGGAGAACTCCCAGCTGCAGCGTGCCGGGGTCACTCTGCGTGTCCTGCGCATCATGCGGATCTTCTGGGTAATCAAACTGGCGCGTCACTTCATGGGCCTGCAGACACTCGGCCTGACGCTGCGCCGTTGCTACCGCGAGATGATGATGCTGCTGGTTTTCATCTGCGTCGCCATGGCTATCTTCAGCGCGCTAGCACAGCTTCTGGAGCATGGCCTGGACCTGGAGACAGGGAACCAGGACTACGCCAGCATCCCCGCCGCCTGCTGGTGGGTCATCATCTCCATGACCACAGTGGGGTACGGGGACATGTACCCGGTGACGGTGGCGGGCCGCGTGCTGGGCGGGCTCTGTGTGGTGAGCGGCATCGTGCTGCTGGCGCTGCCCATCACCTTCATCTACCACAGCTTCATCCAGTGCTATCACGAGCTCAAGGTGCGCTCCACCCGCTGCACCCACAGCCTCCCTGCAGAGCTGATCCACTGA